One Dreissena polymorpha isolate Duluth1 chromosome 9, UMN_Dpol_1.0, whole genome shotgun sequence genomic window carries:
- the LOC127845539 gene encoding uncharacterized protein LOC127845539: MAFCGLASAWAKLAFLLLLPAIAIHCAGLATPYWMKVTTVSSRVNVTVGLWKQVNCSGEIGAPCYGEPLAAVYKTNLLTVTRTLECMAIVPAFLAIVLSVYYVTSPTVRTQRVTVWIMTSSFLAMALNVGGAVAWIFNVPSKHFVFWSMGLSLSGAALFMICGILMVRDFRMFDYKRLYAQKAGKKGKKPLADN; the protein is encoded by the exons ATGGCGTTTTGCGGCCTCGCCTCGGCATGGGCGAAACTCGCGTTTTTGTTGCTACTTCCGGCGATAGCTATCCACTGCGCTGGCCTGGCGACGCCATATTGGATGAAGGTGACAACAGTCAGCAGCAGG GTGAACGTGACGGTTGGGTTGTGGAAGCAGGTGAACTGTTCCGGAGAGATAGGGGCGCCTTGCTATGGTGAACCACTGGCCGCCGTCTACAAGACAA ACCTGCTGACTGTGACCCGGACTCTAGAGTGCATGGCTATAGTGCCGGCGTTCCTCGCCATAGTTCTCAGCGTATACTACGTGACGTCACCAACCGTTCGCACACAGCGGGTCACCGTCTGGATCATGACGTCATCGTTCCTTGCAA TGGCGTTAAACGTCGGGGGCGCCGTCGCATGGATTTTCAACGTGCCCTCCAAGCACTTCGTATTCTGGTCTATGGGCCTGTCACTGTCTGGTGCCGCCCTCTTTATGATCTGCGGCATCCTCATGGTTCGCGACTTCCGGATGTTTGACTACAAGCGGTTGTATGCGCAGAAGGCGGGAAAGAAAGGGAAGAAGCCCCTGGCAGATAATTGA